A genomic window from Camelina sativa cultivar DH55 chromosome 2, Cs, whole genome shotgun sequence includes:
- the LOC104731312 gene encoding transcription factor MYB26-like, with protein MIMYGGGGGGAGKDGGSTNHISDGGVVLKKGPWTAAEDEILAAYVRENGEGNWNAVQKNTGLARCGKSCRLRWANHLRPNLKKGSFTGDEERLIIQLHAQLGNKWARMAAQLPGRTDNEIKNYWNTRLKRLHRQGLPLYPPDIIPNHQLHPHPHQQQQHHHQQQQQHNHHQHHHQQQQQHNHHHQQMYFQPHSSQPNTPSSSPLPSPTPLNANANSPSSFTFHTPTANLLHPLSPHTPNTPQTPSQLCSTPPPPPLSSPLSSPRNNQYPTLPLFALQHSQTNNNDANFTFPRPPPLLQPPSSLLAKRYNNANTPLNCINRVSTAPFSPVSRESYTSFLTLPYPSPTSQTATYHNTNNNYSSSPSFSLNPSSSYPTTTSSPSYLHSHYTPSPTSFHTSPVYSMKQEQLPSNQIPQIDAYNNINNFTDNERQNHNLNSSGVHRRSSSCSLLEDVLEEAEVLAAEGRDRPSKRRNLTASPPNHNNNNNDNDNFFSVSFGHYDSSDNLCSLQDLKPQEDESLQMNTMQEDIAKLLDWGSDSGEISNGQSSVVTDENLVLDVHQFASLFPADSTAVVTATNDHHNNNNNNNCSWGDMQGLS; from the exons ATGATCATgtacggaggaggaggaggaggagcagggAAGGACGGTGGATCCACCAATCACATATCAGACGGAGGAGTGGTATTGAAGAAAGGTCCATGGACTGCGGCTGAAGATGAGATACTTGCTGCGTACGTTAGAGAGAACGGTGAAGGAAACTGGAACGCTGTTCAGAAAAACACAGGTTTGGCTCGTTGCGGCAAAAGCTGCCGTCTTCGATGGGCTAATCATCTCCGTCCTAATCTCAAAAAAGGTTCTTTCACCGGCGATGAAGAACGTCTCATCATTCAGCTTCATGCTCAGCTTGGTAACAAATGGGCTCGCATGGCTGCTCAG TTGCCGGGAAGAACAGACAACGAGATCAAGAACTACTGGAACACGCGTTTGAAACGCCTCCATCGCCAAGGACTTCCTCTTTATCCTCCAGATATTATCCCTAACCATCAACTCCATCCACATccacatcaacaacaacaacatcatcatcaacaacaacaacagcataaccatcatc aacatcatcatcaacaacaacaacagcataaccatcatcatcagcaaaTGTATTTTCAACCACACTCTTCACAACCAAACACACCATCATCCTCACCTCTTCCATCTCCAACACCACTAAACGCAAACGCAAATTCCCCATCATCCTTCACTTTCCATACACCAACCGCTAATCTCCTCCATCCACTTAGCCCTCACACTCCAAACACACCGCAAACTCCTTCTCAACTCTGTTCCACACCGCCTCCACCGCCACTCTCCTCTCCTTTATCTTCCCCTCGCAACAACCAATACCCGACTCTTCCTCTCTTCGCCCTCCAACATTcccaaaccaacaacaacgaCGCAAATTTCACTTTCCCTAGACCTCCACCTCTCCTTCAACCGCCTTCATCCCTCCTCGCAAAACGGTACAACAATGCTAATACTCCTCTCAATTGCATCAACCGCGTCTCAACCGCACCATTTTCCCCTGTGTCAAGAGAATCCTACACTTCCTTTCTAACATTGCCTTACCCTTCCCCAACCTCTCAAACCGCTACTTACCACAACACTAATAACAattactcttcttctccttccttctctttAAACCCTTCATCTTCTTACCCTACAACAACTTCTTCCCCAAGCTATCTCCACTCCCATTACACTCCTTCTCCCACCTCCTTTCATACCAGCCCGGTTTACTCCATGAAACAAGAGCAGCTCCCTTCAAACCAAATTCCCCAAATAGATGCCTACAATAACATCAACAACTTCACAGACAATGAGAGACAAAATCATAACCTTAACAGTTCTGGTGTTCATAGAAGAAGTAGTAGCTGCAGCCTCTTAGAGGATGTCCTTGAAGAGGCTGAAGTTTTAGCCGCTGAAGGCAGAGATCGGCCCTCAAAACGAAGAAACCTCACAGCTTCTCCTCcgaaccacaacaacaacaacaacgacaacgaCAATTTCTTCTCGGTTAGTTTCGGACATTATGATTCTTCTGACAACTTATGTTCCTTACAAG ATTTGAAACCGCAGGAAGATGAGTCTCTTCAAATGAACACAATGCAAGAAGACATAGCTAAGCTTCTTGATTGGGGAAGTGATAGTGGAGAGATCTCTAACGGACAATCATCTGTTGTCACTGACGAGAATCTTGTTCTTGATGTTCATCAATTCGCTTCACTATTCCCGGCTGATTCTACAGCCGTGGTAACCGCAACAAACGaccatcacaacaacaacaataataataattgctCCTGGGGCGACATGCAGGGATTAAGCTAG
- the LOC104731277 gene encoding peroxisome biogenesis factor 10-like: MGSYNHELLATSTTVSDRLFNRCLVREKTTNERIHLKASQVESDSCSFVVTYQPRLQVRNENLDGHEMKSVIKRRRHEEIKVEDSIPKQYLGSQDTCVEHVMVILSAMPLSHSLQERLVRYISVESVNFHRSRGGRGGLKIEVDVKVNEEEWVKCDCTCEDKGSTCRQVPETDCPICLNELSGPMGRVELSCSHHFHRDCIMMWLGSNESCPICRSNAIGQTVSLY, translated from the coding sequence ATGGGCAGCTACAACCATGAACTTCTTGCTACCTCAACGACCGTTTCTGATCGACTCTTCAACCGTTGCCTTGTCCGTGAGAAGACCACAAACGAACGCATTCATCTCAAAGCTTCTCAAGTCGAATCAGATTCGTGCTCCTTCGTCGTCACTTACCAGCCGCGTCTCCAGGTTCGTAATGAGAATCTCGACGGACACGAAATGAAGTCCGTCATCAAACGTCGTCGCCATGAAGAAATCAAAGTCGAAGACAGCATCCCAAAACAGTATCTTGGCTCCCAAGACACATGCGTTGAGCACGTCATGGTCATCTTGTCGGCGATGCCCCTATCGCACTCTCTCCAAGAACGTCTTGTCCGTTACATCTCAGTCGAATCTGTTAACTTCCACAGAAGCCGCGGCGGAAGAGGAGGTTTGAAGATAGAAGTTGACGTCAAAGTCAACGAGGAAGAATGGGTGAAGTGTGATTGCACTTGTGAAGACAAGGGTAGTACTTGTCGTCAGGTCCCGGAGACGGATTGTCCGATATGCTTAAATGAGTTATCTGGTCCGATGGGTCGCGTAGAGTTGTCATGCTCCCACCACTTTCATAGAGACTGTATTATGATGTGGCTGGGAAGCAACGAGTCTTGTCCTATCTGCCGTAGCAACGCCATCGGCCAAACCGTTTCTctctattaa
- the LOC104731286 gene encoding FH protein interacting protein FIP2-like, whose amino-acid sequence METSSDLSSMIRLNIGGKKFCTTIDTLTIREPDSMLAAMFSGRHAMCQESKTGYVFIDRDGKHFRHILNWLRDGIAPSLSDPDCSELLREADYYQLLGLKDGIKDLRREVGEVEAELTRVDIIKCIQSERVRFRGVNLSGIDLSKLDLSLVDFSYACLRNVFFSRTNLQCAKFRDADAEGSIFHNAILRECEFTGANLRGALLAGTNLQSANLQDACLVDCSFCGANLGTAHLQNADLTNANLEGANLEGANLKGAKLKNANFKGANLQRAYLRHVNLREAHLEGANLGGANMTGAIR is encoded by the exons atgGAGACGAGCTCTGACTTGTCTTCCATGATTCGTCTTAACATTG GTGGAAAGAAATTTTGTACTACCATTGATACTTTGACTATCCGTGAGCCAGACTCAATGCTCGCAGCTATGTTTAGTGGTCGACATGCAATGTGCCAGGAATCCAAAACG GGATATGTATTCATAGATAGGGATGGGAAGCACTTTCGTCATATTTTAAATTGGTTGCGTGATGGCATTGCTCCTAGTCTGTCAGATCCTGATTGTTCTGAACTTTTGCGCGAAGCAGACTACTATCAGCTTCTC GGGCTGAAAGATGGCATAAAAGATTTGAGAAGAGAAGTTGGTGAAGTAGAAGCTGAACTAACGCGTGTAGATATCATCAAATGTATACAGTCCGAGAGAGTCAGGTTCCGAGGAGTTAATCTTTCTGGAATTGATCTTTCTAAACTG GATCTATCCCTTGTGGATTTCAGCTATGCTTGTCTCAGGAATGTGTTTTTCTCTCGTACAAATCTTCAGTGTGCCAAATTTCGG GATGCTGATGCTGAGGGCTCCATCTTTCACAATGCTATTTTGCGCGA GTGTGAGTTTACTGGCGCAAATCTTAGAGGAGCGTTGTTAGCTGGTACAAATCTTCAGAGTGCAAATTTACAAG ATGCCTGCTTAGTGGACTGCAGCTTCTGTGGTGCAAATCTCGGAACTGCACACTTGCAG AATGCGGACCTTACAAATGCCAACTTAGAAGGAGCAAATCTTGAAGGTGCAAATTTGAAG GGTGCAAAGTTGAAGAATGCCAACTTCAAAGGAGCAAACCTTCAACGAGCTTACTTGAGGCATGTAAATCTGCGAGAAGCG CATTTGGAAGGGGCAAACCTCGGTGGCGCTAATATGACCGGTGCTATCCGATAA
- the LOC104731268 gene encoding CASP-like protein 2D1 has protein sequence MRDNNTREGERSSSLKQQPQQVPMSLKLIDSCLRLSVVPLSVATIWLTVTNHESNPDYGSLDYNSIMGLKYMVGVSAISAIYALFSTVFSWVSCLVSKAWLFFVPDQVLAYVMTTSVAGATEIVYLLNKGDKIVAWSEMCSSYPHYCSKLTIALGLHVFVLFFFLFLSVISAYRAFSPFDPPCDSQTSTDA, from the exons ATGAGAGACAACAACACAAGAGAAGGGGAGAGAAGCAGTTCTTTAAAGCAGCAACCACAACAAGTTCCTATGTCTTTGAAGCTCATAGATTCATGTCTAAGGCTAAGTGTGGTTCCTCTCAGTGTTGCAACCATCTGGTTAACTGTCACTAACCACGAATCCAACCCTGACTATGGCAGCTTAGACTACAACTCCATCATGGGTCTCAA GTATATGGTTGGTGTGAGTGCCATATCTGCTATCTATGCTCTCTTCTCTACTGTTTTTTCATGGGTCTCATGTTTAGTCTCCAAAGCTTGGCTCTTCTTTGTTCCTGaccag GTTTTAGCCTATGTGATGACAACATCAGTAGCAGGAGCAACAGAGATAGTGTACTTACTTAACAAAGGAGACAAAATAGTGGCATGGAGTGAAATGTGTTCTTCTTATCCACATTATTGTTCAAAACTCACAATTGCTTTGGGGCTTCATgtctttgttcttttctttttcttattcctCTCTGTCATTTCTGCTTATAGAGCTTTTAGTCCTTTTGATCCTCCTTGTGATTCTCAAACCAGTACTGATGCTTGA
- the LOC104731297 gene encoding uncharacterized protein LOC104731297 (The sequence of the model RefSeq protein was modified relative to this genomic sequence to represent the inferred CDS: added 6 bases not found in genome assembly), translating into MALPNQQIVDNGGGTVNGDKKKPSLRGGKRKRKTKKEAEKKDVKKPRATRTRPQQETEYFEDKRNLEDLWKAAFPVGTEWHKLDAVYNEFNWDFKTLEEAFEEGGILYGKKVFVFGFAEPQYFYDTEGKKMVHVPSVVAVESPFPPSDKLAITSIQGAAEEIVPMKQMKMDWVPYIPFETRDKQVDRMNFQIFIMGCTQRRSALRHLKEDRIKKFEYSLPYFYNPFVEDALEQSTEVDILSPSDSEPEPLVFDWKYTKLQEFVDDLIEGELLAAEKEDEFKEFVKEQVRAAKKANREAREAREKAIEEMSEETKEAFQSIKFYKFYPRPSPHVPTFLTSSFINRYYGKAHQVL; encoded by the exons ATG GCTCTACCTAACCAGCAAATCGTCGATAATGGAGGAGGCACAG TGAATGGTGATAAGAAGAAACCTTCTCTTCGTGGTGgtaagagaaagaggaaaacgAAGAAGGAAGCTGAGAAGAAAGATGTGAAGAAACCCCGAGCGACCAGAACCAGACCACAGCAAGAGACTGAGTACTTTGAGGACAAACGTAATCTG gaagatttgtgGAAGGCTGCATTTCCAGTGGGAActgag TGGCATAAGTTAGATGCAGTTTATAATGAATTCAATTGGGATTTCAAAACTCTTGAA GAAGCATTTGAGGAAGGAGGAATACTCTATGGCAAGAAAGTCTTTGTTTTTGGCTTTGCTGAAC CTCAGTACTTCTATGACaccgaaggaaaaaaaatggtcCATGTCCCATCAGTTGTTGCT GTTGAATCACCATTTCCGCCTTCTGATAAGTTAGCAATCACATCGATTCAGGGTGCAGCGGAGGAAATCGTTCCAATGAAGCAGATGAAAATGGACTGGGTTCCTTACATTCCTTTTGAAACAAG AGATAAACAAGTTGATAggatgaactttcaaatttttatcatggGCTGTACGCA ATCTGCTCTCAGACATTTGAAGGAAGATCGTATCAAGAAGTTCGAGTATTCCCTTCCTT atttctATAACCCGTTTGTGGAAGATGCACTTGAACAGAGTACTGAGGTCGACATTTTGTCCCCCTCTGATTCTGAACCGGAGCCA CTTGTATTTGACTGGAAGTATACCAAACTTCAG GAATTTGTTGATGATCTGATTGAAGGGGAATTATTAGCTGCTGAGAAAGAGGATGAATTCAAA GAGTTTGTGAAAGAGCAAGTTCGAGCAGCAAAGAAAGCTAATAGAGAGGCTAGAGAGGCTCGAGAGAAAGCAATAGAAGAAATGAGCGAAGAGACTAAGGAAGCCTTTCAAAGCATCAAGTTCTACAAATTCTACCCTCGCCCTTCACCCCATGTCCCTACATTCCTGACG TCGTCTTTCATTAACCGATACTACGGGAAAGCTCATCAAGTCCTTTGA
- the LOC104731260 gene encoding uncharacterized protein LOC104731260: MKTFENPKETPSFSPQTPISRRSHSITKILLDPQIFQSIPQSLSLDPQIQSLHRSLKTKIVTMKDISKSPARRNDGFHRYLKPGALAQIRNSRINARSTTTASLVSRSVAQPLDPISPSHNSVGDEAAVAAARNLTIDQVPHLLRKIYGPYSYQRKKLAAARSVSSMMMLSMNPPTMNSVLVVEPSSSVLSSDVIAH; encoded by the coding sequence ATGAAGacttttgaaaaccctaaagagACTCCATCGTTTTCCCCCCAAACGCCGATTTCCCGCCGCTCTCACTCGATTACAAAAATCCTTTTAGATCCCCAAATCTTTCAATCAATtccacaatctctctctctcgatcctcagattcaatctcttcatcgaagcttaaaaaccaaaatcgtAACAATGAAGGATATCTCTAAATCGCCGGCGAGAAGAAACGACGGATTCCACCGCTACTTGAAACCAGGAGCGCTTGCTCAGATCCGTAACTCTAGAATCAACGCTAGATCTACTACTACCGCATCTCTCGTATCACGCTCCGTCGCCCAGCCACTAGATCCGATCTCACCATCTCACAACTCTGTTGGTGATGAAGCAGCGGTAGCGGCAGCGCGGAATCTGACGATAGATCAGGTACCACATCTTCTGAGAAAGATCTACGGTCCTTATAGTTATCAGAGGAAGAAATTAGCCGCTGCTAGATCCGTCTCGTCGATGATGATGTTGAGTATGAATCCTCCTACTATGAATTCAGTTCTTGTTGTTGAACCCAGTAGTAGTGTGTTGAGTAGTGATGTGATTGctcattga